GTACAAGCCCAACATCACGAGTAGGACGATGGCCGATAAGATTGCGACCCGGATGACATCCGCACTGGCAATCCCAATCACACTCCCAAACAGGATGCTCGTCGCATAACTCGAAGTTTGATTAGATAACGACAGGAATAGAATTCCTAAGCCGATAAACAGAGCGGAAATTGCAGAAATCGAGGCTTCGCGTCGTGATTGTTTCACACTCATCTGCCCCACGATGACCGAACTAATCACGGTAAAAATCAGCATCCCACTCAACGCGGTCCAGCCCATAAAAATCCCGAAGGCTGCACCGGCAAACCCAATTTCAGACAGTGTGTGTGTCAGAAATGAGAGGTTCCGGGCAATCACGAAAACGCCAATCGTCCCACAAATAATTGCAATAAAGGTTCCTGCTAAGTAGGCGTTTCGCATAAATACTAAGCTAAACATTGACA
This Lactiplantibacillus plantarum DNA region includes the following protein-coding sequences:
- a CDS encoding metal ABC transporter permease, whose product is MFSLVFMRNAYLAGTFIAIICGTIGVFVIARNLSFLTHTLSEIGFAGAAFGIFMGWTALSGMLIFTVISSVIVGQMSVKQSRREASISAISALFIGLGILFLSLSNQTSSYATSILFGSVIGIASADVIRVAILSAIVLLVMLGLYRPLKFDSFDAIGARVSGLWTTGISVVFLVLVAMSVSVAAQIVGSLLIFILLTLPAAAARYFVHTVSKMIFLAIGFALIGVWLGLYLSYVTNLPVSFFIAAIECIFYFAALGYQRLRVGS